TCTTGCGAGACCCCGAGCTCATGGCACTGGCTGACCACGGATTGCAAAAATTCATCCATTTGCGCGACAAAGGTTACCGTCTTTTTTTCCATCGTTACCCGCTCCATGACGTATTAGAAAAGGGGGCTTCGCCACATTGCCTGGCGAAGCCTTTTCCGACTTCCTATTTTTTCAAAATCTCTGCCCATTTGAAGTCAAGCGTGCCTACCGGGTGACGGAGGATGCCCTTGACGTTCGGCTGGTCCATAAACACTTTAGTATTGAAGTAGATCGGCACAAGCGGCATGTCGTCCATGAACATCTTCTCTGCGTCGTGCATCAGCTGGAAGCGCTCTTTTTCATCTGCCGTCTGGCGGATTTTCTCTACCAGCGCATCGTATTCTTTGTTGCTGTAGTTGATGCGGTTGCCCGGATGATCGGTGACGAACAGCTCGAGGTAGTTGAGCGGGTCGCCGTAGTCAGCAGGGATGGTGGAACGGGACATTTGCAGCTGGCGGCCGCGCTGCTCTTCCAGGAATACTTTCCATTCCTTGTTTTCCAGCTTGACATCGACGCCGAGGTTTTTCTTGTACATCTCTTGCAGAACTTGCGCGATCTGCTTATGCGCATCGCTGGTGTTGTAAGTCAAGGTGACAGGCGGAAGCGTGGTGTAGCCTTCCTCTTCCATCCCTTTTTTCAGCAATTCCTTTGCGGTTTCCACATCATTGTCCTTGATGAAGTCGCCACCGACTTCACGGAAATCGCGTCCATCCGGTTCCGGGAAGCCGACCGGGATGTGCGCGAGCGCCGGCAGCTGGTTGCCTTGGGCGACGTTGTCGATCAGGGCTTTGCGGTCGATCGCCAGCGCGAACGCTTTGCGGATGTTGGCGTTTTGGAACGGCTCCATCTTCACGTTCATGCGATAGTAGTAGATGGCCGCTTCCGGCTCTACCTTGGCTTCGCCAGCATCGATCAGTTGCTTCTTCATGTCATTCGGCACGGTTTGGATCATGTCGAGCTGACCTGTTTTGTACATCTGGTATTGGGTATTCTCGTCATTGACCATCACCCAATGGATGCCCGCGTATTTAATCGAGTCTTTGTCCCAGTAGCCTTCGTTGACCTCGGCTTTGACGGATTGGTCATGCACCCATTCCGTGATTTTGAATGGCCCATTGCTGACCAGGGTAGCTGCTTCTGCGGCAAAATTGGGGTTGCTCTCCACCACTTTTTTGTTCACCGGGAAGAACGTCGGCTGGGTCAGGATGTGCAGGAAGAAGCCCGCAGGCGATCTCAGCTGAACTTCCAGGGTCTTGTCGTCAATCGCCTTTACCTTCACGTCATCAGCTGTGCCTTCGCCCTTGTTGAACTTTTCGGCGCCTTCGATGTAATAGGCGAGAAATGCGGACGGGAATGCGTTTTTGGGATCGACAATCCGCTTGAACGCGTATTCGAAGTCATGGGCAGTAACAGGGTCTCCATTCGACCATTTGCTGTCGCGGAGAGTAAATATATAGGTTTTGCCGTCTTCGCTGATCTCCCATTTTTCGGCCATGGCCGGCTGCGGCTTGTGGTCGCTGTCCAGTCGGGCCAAGCCTTCCATGGTCGCGTTCAGCACTTCGTTGGAGGTGCTGTCAAACCCTTTTGGCGGGTCGAGAGAAGGCGGTTCTGTTTTCAGATTCAAACGAAGCAGGGCCGTCGGATCCGCTTGGCCTTGTGTTTCTCCCGCCGACGGCTGCTGCCCTGGCTGAGAAGGTGTCGCAGACTGGCCGCAGCCAGCCAAGACGAGTGACAGCAAAAGCGCAGAAGTTCCCAGCACTTTCCATCCATTACGCAATTTCATTGGTACTTCCCCCTTTTTCTTTGAACAGTATGTCTATTTGCATAAATGGCTTCATAGTCTATGAGCCTTTTACACACGCAGTGAAGCTTGTTGCCGCTCCAGGGCAAACCGTGTTTCAATCCGTCCGACCACCGTACCGCTCATGTTTGTCACAACCGGATTGGTGTACTCCGCTAATTTCGCGAGCGGTCCCTCTGTACCGATGCCGAGCTGGCGCAGCACTTCATTGACCACTGCGTAAATCGCCCGCGGACCGCCGTCCTCGATCTTGACAGCGATGCCGATCCCCGTCTGGCGATCGCCGAGACAGTAGACGGATTCCGCTCCCGCCTTGCCAAAAATTCGGCCTTCAAACGCGATCATCAGATCCGTACAGTAGCGTTTGTTTCCGCCAACCATCTCGGGATGGGCAATCATGGCGTCTGTGATTCGCACGACGGCCTCGCGGCGAAGCGGGTTATCGATCACTTCGGGTTTAGCCATCTTGGCGTACGCCCACGCGTAGTTGGCCAGCGGCAAGCGGTGTACCGGAACGCCGCATCCGTCCGTACCCAGCACGATCTCTTCTTTCGGATAGGAAGTCAGATCGCTGACGACTTCGAGAATGCGCTGTTGCACCGGGTGTTCCGGCAGATGATACGTGGCGACGTCCTCCCCCATGTGGACGGCTGTGGCGATCATCCCCGAGTGCTTGCCGGAGCAGTTGCTGTAGACGGGAGTGAGCGGCTTACCCGCGCGGATCAATTCCTTGTAGCTCTCCTCGTCCCGGGGCACATGGGTTCCGCATTGCAGCGTTTCCTCCGGTTGTCCGGCGCGGATCAGCATCTCCATCGCCCGGGAACGGTGCCGCGGCTCTCCGCTGTGGGAAGCGCAGCAGAGGGACAGGTCTGCCGGCTCCAGTCCGTACCGGTCCGCCGTCCCAGTCTCGATGATCGGGATGGCCTGAAGCGGCTTCATACTGGAACGAGCAAAGGTCTGCCGTTGGGGATCGCCATAGGAATAAAGCAAGTTTCCGTTTGCGTCGACGACAGCTACATGACCGAGGTGCGTGCTTTCTACGGCATCCCCCCGGTATACGTTGGCTACCAGGTTCATAACGAATCTCCTTTTGGTGTAAGATGTGGACTTGCTATGCCTGAGTTCAAAAGCAACTTTCATGCCAACTGTGGCCACATTTGCAAAAACGGCGAATTTTCGCTATTTTCCCACCCATCCAGGCTTGTCCGTTCGACATCTCTGTTTATGAATAGGTTATCCTAATATTACGAATAGGTGAACCCTTTTGTTTAAAATAACTAAAATAATATATTATAAACAAAAATCAACCCCCTTTTCCGTGACTGTACGGAAAGGGGGCACCTATTCTTCTATTCTGCTCTTTTCAGGTTCTCCAGTTTTTCCCAACTGACAAACGTATCCTCCCACATGACCTGGCATAGCTCGCCCTGTATTTCCATGATGATGCCCCGCGCACCGTCCCGCGCATAGACGACGATGTCTCCGACCCTATACATCTGCCATCGCCCGCTACCCCAGTCTGAAGATGATGCCGTGTCCGCCTTTCGGGTATTCCCACTTGATGTTTTCATACGGGCAACCGATCCGGCAGCTTCCGCATTCGTGACATCCCTCGTATCCCACATGCATTCGCACCTCTTCCCACTTGTACACTTCGGCCGGGCAAAAGATCGTACACAGCTTGTCGGGGCATTTGGTCGCGCACACATCGGCATCCAGTACGTGCAGATGCGACTGCGTATCTGCCTTGAAGCGCACCAGATACTGCTTTTCCTCGATGGACTGGCCTTTTGGCAGTTCTTTGCGCAGCTCCTTCATCACTTCATCACTCTCCATGCCTGCATCAGATCGCGGGCCATTTTCCACTTCTCTTTCGCTGAGCCGAGCTCGTTCCATATTTTCTTCTGCTTCTCCCACTTGGAGCTGCCATCCACCGTAAACATCTGGCTGGCTGCTCTGTTCATCAGCGGGATGTACTTTTCAAAGTAATGCGGGTATTTTTCGAAATGATGGGTCGCATCCTTGTACTTCTTCAGATCCTGGCCGACAAAGCCGTCCAGCAGCTTGCGGCGGTATGCGTCCAGCTGGGCGGCGGAAAAGTCTTCCGCTTCCCTGGCATCCAGGATCGCCTCCGCCGCCAGCACCCCGGAGGTCATCGCCATATTGGAGCCTTCGCGGTGAATGGCATTGACCAGCTGGGCCGCGTCGCCGACGACGATCACGCCGTCGCCCACTACCTTTGGCATGGAGCGGTAGCCGCCCTCCGGGATCAGATGCGCCAGGTATTCCTGCTGCTCGGTCCCCTGGATATACGGACGGATGATCGGGTGAGTCTTTACGTAGTCGAGGAGCTGATGCGGACGGATCTTGTTTTTGATCAGCCCCGACAGCATCGCCCCGACTCCGATGTTGAGGCTGTCCTTGTTGGTGTAGAGCCAAGCCGTTCCGAGGATGCCTTTGGTCGAATCTCCGAAAATTTCAAACGTACAGCCCTGATCTCCCTCCAGACTGAAGCGGTCCTCGATGATTTTCCGGTCCAGCTTCAGCACCTCCATCACCGCCAGCGCCACCTCGTCCGGGCGAAACTCTTTGTGGAAGCCGAGCGATTTGGCCAGAAGTGAGTTGACCCCGTCCGCCAGCACCACCACATCGGCAAACAAATCGCCGTCAGGACGATCCGTTCGCACGCCCACGACCTTTCCGTTTTCCACCAGGCATTCGGTGACGACGGTTTCATTCACCAAGAGCGCTCCGGCTTCTACCGCCTTGTCGGCGAACCACTGGTCGAATTTGGCCCGGAGGACGGTAAAGTTGTTGTAGGGCTCCTCGGCCCACTCCAGCCCCTTGTAGCTGAAGGTGACAGCCGACTGTTCGTCCAGCATCATGAACCGCTGTTCGACGATGTGCCGCTCGACCGGCGCTTCCTTGTAAAAGCCCGGGATGATATCCTCCAGCATCTTGCGGTAGAGGACGCCGCCCATCACGTTTTTGGAGCCCGGGTACTCACCCCGCTCCAGGAGCAGGACATTTACGCCCGCTTTTGCCAGGGTATAGGCGCAGGATGTCCCGGCCGGTCCCGCTCCCACGACGATTACGTCAAATGTTTCCGCCATATTGTACCTCCTTGCCCACAGCCGACTGGAAGGCTTCGATCAGCAGGGGGACGATCTCGAATGCGTCGCCGACGATGCCGTAGTGGCAGGATTGGAAAATAGGTGCCTGCGGGTCTTTGTTAATCGCGATAATCAGCCCGGAATTCTGCATGCCGACCAGATGCTGGATCGCCCCGGAGATGCCGATGGCAAAGTAAATCTTCGGCGTCACGGTCACGCCGGTCTGCCCTACCTGGTGCGCGTGGTCGATCCAGCCCGCCTCGACCGCATCGCGGCTCGCGCCAACCGTGGCTCCGATCGCTTCCGCAAAGCGGTGCATCAGCTGAAAGCCTTCCTTGCTGCCCAGCCCTTTGCCGCCTGCGACGATGATGTCCGCTTCGTCCAAGCGGACCTTGGACTGGGTCTCCCGAATGATTTTCAGCACTTTGGTGCGGATGTCTTGTTCCCGCAGCGGCAGGGATTCGGCGATGATTTCGCCTCTTCTCTCCGGGTCGGGCGGCAGCGCTTTCATCACTTTTGGCCGCACGGTGGCCATTTGCGGCCGGTGCTTTTTACACAGAATCGTCGCCATGATATTGCCCCCGAAGGCTGGCCGGCTCGCCTGCAAAAGGCCCGTCTCCTGCTCGACATCCAGCATGGTCGTATCGGCGGTGAGGCCGGTTTCCAGGTCGGTCGCGACAGCGCTGGCCAGATCCTTGCCCGTGGAGGTGGCGCCGTAGAGAATGGTTTCCGGCTTGTGCTTTTGCACACAAGCGATGACGGCCCGCATGTACGATTCGGTCCGGTAGTCGGCAAATATCGGATCGTCGTACAGGTAGACCTGATCCGCCCCGTACTGAAAGGCAGTCTCACAGAGAGGGCGGACGCGATCGCCAATCAGGATTCCGGCTAGCGGTACACCTCTTTTGTCCGCGAGCTGGCGGCCCGCTCCCAACAGCTCCAGCGAGACCGGCACGATCTGTCCGTCCCGGTGCTCCAAAAATACCCATACTCCTTTGTACTCCTCCAGACTCATCTCTGTGCCTCCTTCCCGGCGAATAGCTCACGTCTCTTAAGCAGAATCTCCATCAGACGGTTTACCTGTTCGGCGGGAGAGCCCTGCAGCAGCTCGCCGCCCTTGGGTTTTTCCGGCGGCCATACCTTGGCGACGATCGTCGGTGAGCCTTTGAGCCCGAGCAGCGTCCGGTCGACATCCTCCAGATCGTTCACCGACCAGATCACCGGCTGAAAGCTGGCGGCCCGGATCATGTTGGGCAGCGGCGAATGGGGCACCTCATTGATCTCCTTTTCCACGGAGAACAGGCAGGGCAGGGTGGACTGAATCACTTCGTAGCCGTCCTCCAGTTTGCGGTGGACGACGGTGTATCCCCTCTCCTTGTTTACCTCCACGACTTTTTTCACGCTGGTCAGCGGAGGGATGTCCAGCCTCCGGGCGATTCCCGGTCCGACCTGACCCGTATCGCCGTCAATGGTCATCTTGCCGCAGATGATGAGGTCGATCGGCTTTTCCTTGGCGATCTTCTCCAGCGCCTTGGTCAGCGCGTAGCTGGTGGCCAGCGTATCGGCACCGGCAAAGGCCCGGTCCGTAATCATATAGCCCTCGTCCGCGCCGATCTCGATGCATTTGCGGATCGCTTTGACAGCGGGCGGCGGTCCCATGGTCAGGACGGACACGGTGCCGCCGTACCTTTTCTTCAGACGAACGGCTTCCTCGACAGCATGCGCATCGTATGGATTGAGGATGGCCGGCGCGCTGGAACGATCCATGGTATTGGTTCGCGGGTTCATCTTGATGATTTTGGTGTCCGGCACCTGTTTGATGCAGGCGACGATGTGCAGCATGGATAAAATCCCCCCTAAAAGCCCGGCGAGGTATCGTTATAACGGGGTCCCGCACAGGTTGTCTCACTTTGGCACGACACTTTCGGGCGACATGTTCCTCATTGATATAACGTATTGCACGGCCATGTCGAATAGACCAAGAAGAAATGCGGCCGCTTCGCCAGAGAAGAATTTTACATTGACATGCCATTCACTATCCCTATAATTGATTTATAAATCAGATACTGTTCGGATGAACCATTCAGGAGAAGACGAAAGTCTACCGACGGGGCAAGGGATTCCACCCGAAACTCTCAGGTCTTGGAAACAAGTAAAACTGCATGGGGACGAGCCTCTGGAGAGACTCCCTCTTTTTAGGAAAGAAGAGGAAACGGGCACCGAAGGAGCAAATTCGCATCTGCGAATAATCTCTCAGGTAAAAGGACAGAGTGGACGCAGCCTATTCACAAGGAGAGTTCTATTTGTTTCACAAACAAATGGAATATCCGTCTCTTTGTGATTTTTGCGCATAGCATGCGGCCCTGCGACCCGTGACCCACTCCCAGAGAACATTTCATCGCCGATGAGATGTTTTTCTTTTTATACCGAATCATCGAGGGGGAAACTGGAATGGATTCGCTGATGGACTTGTTGCAAGTGGTGAATGACTTCGTGTGGGGATTGCCGACGTTAATCCTGCTCGTCGGCACCGGCGTGATGCTGACGATTCGCTTGCGCGGCCTGCAGTTTCGCAAGCTGTGGTACGCGCTGCGACTCGCGTTTTCCAAAAAGCAGGAACATTCAGAGGCAGGGGATATCAATCACTTTCAGGCGTTGATGACTGCTCTCGCGGCGACGATCGGGATGGGGAATATCGCAGGGGTGGCGACAGCCGTGGCCGTCGGCGGACCCGGCGCCTTGTTCTGGATGTGGATTACCGCTTTGTTTGGCATGGCGACTAAATATGCGGAAGCGATCCTCGCGGTGAAGTACCGGATTCGGCAGGCTGACGGCACCTTTGCGGGCGGGCCGATGTACTATCTGGAAAAAGGGCTGAAACAAAAGTGGCTGGCTGTGCTCTTCGCCCTGTTTGGCACGATGGCTTCGTTTGGGATCGGGAATATGGTGCAATCCCACTCTGTCGCGGAAGCCGTGCAGTTGAACTTTTCGATCCCTCCGCTGGCTACCGGTCTCATCCTGGCCGCGTTTACGGCTTTTGTCATTCTCGGCGGCGTGAAAAAAATCGGGCAGGTCACAGGCGTGATGGTGCCCTTCATGGCGCTCTTCTATATCGTTGCCGGAATCATTATCGTCTTTGTCCATATCGATCAGGTGCCGCACGCCCTGGCGCAGATTATCTCCGGCGCATTCACCGGCACCTCGGCAGCGGGCGGCTTTTTGGGAGCGACTGTCGCGATGGCGATTCAAAAAGGGGTGGCCCGCGGAGTATTCTCCAATGAAGCGGGTCTCGGAAGCGCGCCGATCGCTGCCGCCGCCGCCAAAACCGAT
This sequence is a window from Brevibacillus composti. Protein-coding genes within it:
- a CDS encoding peptide ABC transporter substrate-binding protein, with protein sequence MKLRNGWKVLGTSALLLSLVLAGCGQSATPSQPGQQPSAGETQGQADPTALLRLNLKTEPPSLDPPKGFDSTSNEVLNATMEGLARLDSDHKPQPAMAEKWEISEDGKTYIFTLRDSKWSNGDPVTAHDFEYAFKRIVDPKNAFPSAFLAYYIEGAEKFNKGEGTADDVKVKAIDDKTLEVQLRSPAGFFLHILTQPTFFPVNKKVVESNPNFAAEAATLVSNGPFKITEWVHDQSVKAEVNEGYWDKDSIKYAGIHWVMVNDENTQYQMYKTGQLDMIQTVPNDMKKQLIDAGEAKVEPEAAIYYYRMNVKMEPFQNANIRKAFALAIDRKALIDNVAQGNQLPALAHIPVGFPEPDGRDFREVGGDFIKDNDVETAKELLKKGMEEEGYTTLPPVTLTYNTSDAHKQIAQVLQEMYKKNLGVDVKLENKEWKVFLEEQRGRQLQMSRSTIPADYGDPLNYLELFVTDHPGNRINYSNKEYDALVEKIRQTADEKERFQLMHDAEKMFMDDMPLVPIYFNTKVFMDQPNVKGILRHPVGTLDFKWAEILKK
- a CDS encoding asparaginase encodes the protein MNLVANVYRGDAVESTHLGHVAVVDANGNLLYSYGDPQRQTFARSSMKPLQAIPIIETGTADRYGLEPADLSLCCASHSGEPRHRSRAMEMLIRAGQPEETLQCGTHVPRDEESYKELIRAGKPLTPVYSNCSGKHSGMIATAVHMGEDVATYHLPEHPVQQRILEVVSDLTSYPKEEIVLGTDGCGVPVHRLPLANYAWAYAKMAKPEVIDNPLRREAVVRITDAMIAHPEMVGGNKRYCTDLMIAFEGRIFGKAGAESVYCLGDRQTGIGIAVKIEDGGPRAIYAVVNEVLRQLGIGTEGPLAKLAEYTNPVVTNMSGTVVGRIETRFALERQQASLRV
- a CDS encoding ferredoxin family protein, giving the protein MESDEVMKELRKELPKGQSIEEKQYLVRFKADTQSHLHVLDADVCATKCPDKLCTIFCPAEVYKWEEVRMHVGYEGCHECGSCRIGCPYENIKWEYPKGGHGIIFRLG
- a CDS encoding FAD-dependent oxidoreductase; translated protein: MAETFDVIVVGAGPAGTSCAYTLAKAGVNVLLLERGEYPGSKNVMGGVLYRKMLEDIIPGFYKEAPVERHIVEQRFMMLDEQSAVTFSYKGLEWAEEPYNNFTVLRAKFDQWFADKAVEAGALLVNETVVTECLVENGKVVGVRTDRPDGDLFADVVVLADGVNSLLAKSLGFHKEFRPDEVALAVMEVLKLDRKIIEDRFSLEGDQGCTFEIFGDSTKGILGTAWLYTNKDSLNIGVGAMLSGLIKNKIRPHQLLDYVKTHPIIRPYIQGTEQQEYLAHLIPEGGYRSMPKVVGDGVIVVGDAAQLVNAIHREGSNMAMTSGVLAAEAILDAREAEDFSAAQLDAYRRKLLDGFVGQDLKKYKDATHHFEKYPHYFEKYIPLMNRAASQMFTVDGSSKWEKQKKIWNELGSAKEKWKMARDLMQAWRVMK
- a CDS encoding electron transfer flavoprotein subunit alpha/FixB family protein is translated as MSLEEYKGVWVFLEHRDGQIVPVSLELLGAGRQLADKRGVPLAGILIGDRVRPLCETAFQYGADQVYLYDDPIFADYRTESYMRAVIACVQKHKPETILYGATSTGKDLASAVATDLETGLTADTTMLDVEQETGLLQASRPAFGGNIMATILCKKHRPQMATVRPKVMKALPPDPERRGEIIAESLPLREQDIRTKVLKIIRETQSKVRLDEADIIVAGGKGLGSKEGFQLMHRFAEAIGATVGASRDAVEAGWIDHAHQVGQTGVTVTPKIYFAIGISGAIQHLVGMQNSGLIIAINKDPQAPIFQSCHYGIVGDAFEIVPLLIEAFQSAVGKEVQYGGNI
- a CDS encoding electron transfer flavoprotein subunit beta/FixA family protein, giving the protein MLHIVACIKQVPDTKIIKMNPRTNTMDRSSAPAILNPYDAHAVEEAVRLKKRYGGTVSVLTMGPPPAVKAIRKCIEIGADEGYMITDRAFAGADTLATSYALTKALEKIAKEKPIDLIICGKMTIDGDTGQVGPGIARRLDIPPLTSVKKVVEVNKERGYTVVHRKLEDGYEVIQSTLPCLFSVEKEINEVPHSPLPNMIRAASFQPVIWSVNDLEDVDRTLLGLKGSPTIVAKVWPPEKPKGGELLQGSPAEQVNRLMEILLKRRELFAGKEAQR
- a CDS encoding alanine/glycine:cation symporter family protein: MDSLMDLLQVVNDFVWGLPTLILLVGTGVMLTIRLRGLQFRKLWYALRLAFSKKQEHSEAGDINHFQALMTALAATIGMGNIAGVATAVAVGGPGALFWMWITALFGMATKYAEAILAVKYRIRQADGTFAGGPMYYLEKGLKQKWLAVLFALFGTMASFGIGNMVQSHSVAEAVQLNFSIPPLATGLILAAFTAFVILGGVKKIGQVTGVMVPFMALFYIVAGIIIVFVHIDQVPHALAQIISGAFTGTSAAGGFLGATVAMAIQKGVARGVFSNEAGLGSAPIAAAAAKTDEPAKQALVSMTGTFIDTIIVCSITGLALVTTGAWTTGMSGVEATTYAFQSVFGQAGSYILAVAIILFAYSTILGWAYYGEKCFEYLFGKGSARYYRFVWVVMVAVGATLKLDLVWTLSDIMNGMMAIPNLIGLIGLSGVVVAETRRYLDSRVELQK